In one Roseburia intestinalis L1-82 genomic region, the following are encoded:
- a CDS encoding sensor histidine kinase produces MEKKSYTYGSKLAGMILHLFFTVILTIAVYLLASLISKNILQVTDIGTDDFFNSGYYTKCMEQKCSELTDYLHLLQKGNKRSAEDDKRYLQYTNEFKREDTNFCYWYKQNGVWYTNQPDSVEGQEFDTQTVLMEAKTMGDYLIYDMEKKEFGTDIRGMENYFFDSYNNQMYLPLENVVLVIGVDTDLTAKDDLYDAEMEYVRLHPWIKVSIVAALVSLMGWVLSLVYLTLATGHRDGEEGVHLNFVDRIKTEIVTAVFIAATSELIMLLSHVNNKTWNVSGLLVASGTVSLLIDVLFLIFYLSMVRRMKAEVMWENSLVCWFVKGMDKFFEKRTVTVSVLVVFAVHMIVCFVLAMGAFYYHRVICLVLLLIFSGMEAYLLLRSAVEHYQVYEGVEKITEGVLSNKIDTEGLHGEDKKLAEAINNIGSGLLHAVDDSTKNERMKADLITNVSHDIKTPLTSIINYVNLIKLEHIDNERVNGYIRILDAKSQRLKQLTEDLVETSRITSGNVKLDMQKIDLVELIYQTAGEFNEKFEAKELTIVTKLPKTEVMILADGRQLYRVIENLYNNVAKYALEKTRVYVDVHVLEEKVTFSIKNVSERSLALENSNAGDLTERFIRGDASRTTEGSGLGLSIAKSLTQLMGGIFFIGVDGDLFKASITFPMYRETIDTDE; encoded by the coding sequence ATGGAAAAGAAATCATACACATACGGCAGTAAGCTGGCAGGGATGATCCTGCACCTGTTTTTTACGGTAATACTTACCATCGCTGTCTATCTTTTGGCATCACTGATCAGCAAAAATATTCTGCAGGTAACGGATATCGGTACAGATGATTTTTTTAATTCGGGCTACTATACCAAATGCATGGAGCAGAAATGCAGTGAACTGACCGATTATCTGCATCTGTTACAAAAAGGCAATAAGCGGAGTGCGGAGGACGATAAGCGTTATCTGCAGTATACAAATGAGTTTAAGCGTGAAGACACCAATTTCTGTTACTGGTATAAACAGAATGGGGTGTGGTATACCAATCAGCCGGATTCGGTGGAAGGCCAGGAGTTTGATACACAGACTGTTCTCATGGAGGCAAAGACCATGGGGGATTATCTGATCTATGATATGGAGAAAAAGGAATTTGGAACGGATATCCGCGGCATGGAGAATTACTTTTTTGACAGTTATAATAACCAGATGTATCTGCCACTGGAAAATGTGGTGCTTGTGATCGGAGTGGATACGGATCTGACGGCAAAAGACGATCTGTATGATGCCGAGATGGAGTATGTAAGACTGCATCCGTGGATCAAAGTCAGTATTGTTGCTGCGCTGGTCAGTCTGATGGGATGGGTATTAAGTCTTGTATATCTGACACTTGCAACCGGACACAGAGATGGGGAAGAAGGAGTTCATCTTAATTTTGTGGACCGGATAAAAACAGAGATCGTGACCGCCGTATTTATTGCAGCAACCAGTGAGCTCATCATGCTTTTGTCCCATGTAAATAATAAAACGTGGAACGTGTCGGGACTGTTGGTCGCATCGGGAACGGTCAGTCTATTGATTGATGTACTGTTTCTCATTTTTTATCTGAGCATGGTGCGCCGGATGAAGGCGGAAGTGATGTGGGAAAACAGCCTTGTCTGCTGGTTTGTAAAAGGGATGGACAAGTTTTTTGAAAAACGGACGGTGACGGTGAGCGTGCTGGTTGTCTTTGCAGTCCACATGATCGTCTGTTTCGTGCTTGCGATGGGAGCTTTTTATTACCACCGGGTAATCTGTCTGGTACTGCTTTTAATCTTCAGCGGCATGGAGGCATATCTCCTGCTGCGTTCGGCAGTGGAACATTATCAGGTATATGAAGGCGTGGAAAAAATTACGGAAGGTGTGCTAAGCAACAAGATCGACACAGAAGGACTGCATGGTGAGGATAAAAAACTTGCCGAAGCGATCAATAATATTGGCAGCGGTCTTTTGCATGCGGTGGATGACAGTACGAAAAATGAGCGCATGAAGGCAGACCTGATCACGAATGTTTCACATGACATCAAAACACCGCTGACCTCGATCATTAATTATGTCAATCTGATCAAACTGGAACATATTGATAATGAACGGGTGAATGGTTATATCCGAATCCTGGATGCCAAGTCACAGCGGTTAAAGCAGCTGACGGAGGATCTGGTTGAGACATCGCGTATTACATCCGGAAATGTCAAACTGGATATGCAAAAGATTGACTTAGTGGAGCTGATCTATCAGACGGCAGGCGAGTTTAATGAAAAATTTGAGGCGAAAGAGCTTACAATCGTCACCAAACTCCCGAAAACGGAAGTGATGATCCTTGCGGACGGCAGACAGCTCTACCGTGTCATCGAAAACCTTTATAATAATGTTGCAAAATATGCGCTGGAAAAAACAAGAGTTTATGTGGATGTGCATGTACTGGAGGAAAAAGTGACATTTTCCATCAAAAATGTTTCGGAGCGTTCCCTTGCGTTGGAAAACAGTAATGCGGGAGATCTGACAGAGCGTTTTATCCGTGGGGATGCCTCAAGAACGACCGAGGGAAGCGGACTGGGGCTTTCCATTGCAAAGAGTCTGACACAGCTTATGGGCGGCATCTTTTTCATCGGGGTGGACGGAGATCTGTTTAAGGCTTCGATCACATTCCCGATGTACAGGGAAACAATAGATACGGATGAATAA
- a CDS encoding hydratase translates to MKLYDSGVYLVNGNELVPDGANAIEEVVKKTGAAVTKEQAAENTIAYGILKNHNTSGNMDKLQIKFDKLTSHDITFVGIIQTARASGLEKFPIPYVLTNCHNSLCAVGGTINEDDHMFGLTCAKKYGGVYVPPHQAVIHQFAREMLAAGGAMILGSDSHTRYGALGTMAVGEGGPELVKQLLNKTYDIDMPGVIGVYLTGTPMNGVGPQDIALAIIGEVFDKGYVKNKVMEFVGPGVANLSVDFRIGVDVMTTETTCLSSIWKTDDKVKEFYAIHGRPQDYKELNPGSVAYYDGMIEIDLSKIKPMIAMPFHPSNTYTIEELNANLMDILDDCEKRAEVSFDGAVKLDLKSKVRDGKLYVDQGIIAGCAGGGFENICDAADILKGASIGPDEFTLSVYPASTPIYMELVKNGAVASLMETGAIVKTAFCGPCFGAGDTPANNAFSIRHSTRNFPNREGSKVQKGQVASVALMDARSIAATAANKGFLTAATDVDVNFSKPKYFFDKNIYANRVFDSKGVADPSVEIQFGPNIKDWPAMSALPENMVLKVVSEIHDPVTTTDELIPSGETSSFRSNPLGLAEFALSRKDPQYVGRAKEIQKAQKALEAGNCPLEAVEELKPVMDVIDKVFPETKFEDNHSNGEIGFGSTIFAVKPGDGSAREQAASCQKVLGGWANIANEYATKRYRSNLINWGMLPFIIPEGELPFKNLDYLYIPNIRKAVEDKQFEITAYVIKDGKAEEFKLGLGAMTDDEREIILKGCLINYYRG, encoded by the coding sequence ATGAAATTATACGATAGCGGTGTATATCTCGTAAATGGAAATGAACTGGTACCGGACGGTGCAAATGCCATCGAAGAGGTCGTAAAAAAGACCGGGGCAGCAGTGACCAAAGAGCAGGCGGCAGAAAATACGATTGCTTACGGTATCTTAAAAAATCATAATACATCCGGCAATATGGACAAACTTCAGATCAAGTTTGACAAGCTGACATCCCACGATATCACATTCGTCGGAATCATCCAGACAGCAAGAGCATCAGGATTAGAGAAGTTCCCGATCCCATATGTGCTGACGAACTGTCACAACAGCCTCTGTGCAGTCGGAGGTACGATCAACGAGGATGACCACATGTTTGGTTTAACCTGTGCAAAGAAATACGGCGGGGTTTATGTACCGCCTCATCAGGCAGTCATCCATCAGTTTGCACGCGAGATGCTTGCGGCAGGCGGAGCGATGATCCTTGGTTCTGATTCCCACACACGTTATGGCGCACTTGGTACCATGGCAGTCGGCGAGGGTGGACCGGAGCTTGTAAAACAGCTTTTAAACAAGACTTATGATATCGATATGCCGGGTGTGATCGGCGTTTATCTGACAGGCACACCGATGAACGGTGTCGGACCGCAGGATATTGCACTTGCCATTATCGGGGAAGTATTTGATAAAGGTTATGTAAAGAATAAAGTCATGGAGTTCGTCGGACCGGGCGTTGCAAACTTAAGCGTTGATTTCCGAATCGGTGTGGACGTTATGACGACAGAGACGACCTGCCTTTCCTCCATCTGGAAAACAGATGACAAAGTAAAAGAGTTTTATGCGATCCACGGCAGACCACAGGATTACAAAGAGTTGAATCCGGGCAGCGTGGCATATTATGACGGAATGATCGAGATTGACCTTTCAAAGATCAAACCGATGATCGCAATGCCATTCCATCCGAGCAACACTTACACGATCGAAGAGTTAAACGCAAACCTGATGGACATCTTAGATGACTGTGAGAAACGTGCAGAGGTAAGTTTTGACGGTGCGGTCAAACTGGACTTAAAGAGCAAAGTAAGAGATGGAAAACTCTATGTAGATCAGGGTATCATCGCAGGCTGCGCAGGCGGTGGATTTGAGAATATCTGTGATGCAGCAGACATCTTAAAGGGTGCGAGCATCGGACCGGATGAGTTTACGTTAAGCGTATATCCGGCAAGTACGCCGATCTATATGGAGTTAGTAAAGAATGGTGCAGTTGCATCCCTGATGGAGACAGGTGCGATCGTTAAGACGGCATTCTGCGGACCGTGCTTTGGCGCTGGCGATACACCGGCAAACAACGCATTTTCCATCCGCCACTCCACCAGAAACTTCCCGAACCGTGAAGGCTCCAAGGTACAGAAGGGACAGGTTGCCTCCGTTGCGCTGATGGATGCACGTTCGATCGCAGCAACAGCCGCAAACAAGGGATTTTTGACAGCCGCAACCGATGTGGATGTGAACTTTAGCAAACCGAAGTACTTCTTCGATAAAAATATTTACGCAAACCGTGTCTTTGACAGCAAGGGTGTAGCAGATCCTTCCGTTGAAATCCAGTTTGGACCAAACATCAAAGACTGGCCGGCAATGAGTGCATTGCCGGAAAATATGGTATTAAAAGTGGTATCCGAGATCCACGATCCGGTCACGACCACAGACGAGCTGATCCCGTCCGGAGAGACATCCTCCTTCCGTTCCAACCCGCTTGGACTTGCAGAGTTTGCACTTTCCAGAAAAGATCCGCAGTACGTGGGCCGGGCAAAAGAGATCCAGAAAGCGCAGAAAGCGTTAGAAGCCGGAAACTGTCCTTTAGAGGCAGTAGAAGAGTTAAAACCGGTTATGGATGTCATCGATAAAGTATTCCCGGAAACAAAATTTGAGGATAACCATTCCAATGGTGAGATCGGTTTTGGAAGTACGATCTTTGCAGTAAAACCGGGCGATGGTTCTGCACGTGAGCAGGCTGCTTCCTGCCAGAAAGTACTTGGAGGCTGGGCAAACATTGCAAATGAGTATGCAACCAAGCGTTACCGCTCGAACCTCATCAACTGGGGTATGCTTCCGTTCATCATCCCGGAGGGCGAACTGCCGTTCAAGAATCTTGACTACTTATACATCCCGAATATCCGTAAAGCAGTCGAGGACAAACAGTTCGAGATTACAGCGTATGTGATCAAAGATGGAAAGGCAGAAGAGTTTAAACTTGGACTTGGTGCGATGACTGATGATGAGAGAGAGATCATCTTAAAGGGCTGTCTGATCAATTATTACAGAGGGTAA